The following proteins come from a genomic window of Anguilla rostrata isolate EN2019 chromosome 17, ASM1855537v3, whole genome shotgun sequence:
- the LOC135244196 gene encoding relaxin-3-like, with amino-acid sequence MWKAVLLAVCLLVSSVQALEGNPTYGVKLCGREFIRAVIFTCGGSRWRRAVRGASDLPQDPFSTHDDEASDSWSTDSIPGLSYPQLPEMEAPGWARDGREGALLSRSARSLMSEEVLEALRTSDRKGRDVVVGLSNACCKWGCSKSEISSLC; translated from the exons ATGTGGAAAGCAGTGCTGCTGGCCGTTTGCCTGTTGGTGTCCAGCGTGCAGGCCTTGGAGGGGAACCCCACGTATGGGGTCAAGCTGTGTGGCCGCGAGTTCATACGAGCAGTCATATTCACCTGCGGGGGTTCACGGTGGAGACGGGCAGTGAGGGGTGCAA GTGACCTTCCGCAGGACCCTTTCTCAACCCATGATGACGAGGCCTCTGACAGCTGGAGCACAGACTCCATCCCTGGACTTTCCTACCCGCAGCTGCCCGAGATGGAGGCCCCAGGTTGGGCCAGAGACGGGCGCGAGGGGGCCTTGCTCAGCCGGTCGGCGCGTTCCCTCATGTctgaggaggtgctggaggccCTGCGGACCTCGGACAGGAAAGGCCGTGACGTGGTGGTGGGGCTGTCCAACGCCTGCTGCAAGTGGGGCTGCAGCAAGAGTGAGATCAGCTCGCTGTGCTGA